AAACAACATCATCTAATGAAAGCGTTTTACAACCCGCTAAAGTCAGTGCTGCCACCATTGCTGTTAGCAATAAACCTGAATTCTTCATCTATCTCACCTTAATCAATAAAAAAATAATTAATTATCAAAAATATCAATAATATAAATAAAATTAACAAAGAGATAATACATAAAGGCACTTATAAAGACAACATAAAAGCTAGATAAAATAACCTTAATCAACCATTATTCCTTCTCCTTAGTAAATAAAAAGTTATTAATATCAAAAAATAAAAATATCTTCTAAAACAACCTTTTTTACTAAAGGCCTGTGAGATATAAAATAATCGGGCAATAAAAAACCGCATGATAATCATATCAGGCGGTTTTTTTAAACTCATATAAAATCGATAAATAAATTTATAATATCACAAGATACTTATTCATCTTTTTTACTATTAGTTACGATCCATTGCATTTAAGTTATCAAATGCGACAAGCACACGATCAACAAGGCTAACTTGACCTTTACGTAACCAAGCGCGAGGATCATAGTATGATTTATTCGGACCAAATGGGTCTTTTGGATTTCCTAATTGGCCTTGAAGGTAACCTTCATTCTCTTTGTAGTAATTAAGAACACCTTCCCAAGTCGCCCATTGAGTATCTGTATCGATATTCATTTTGATGACACCGTAGCCAATCGCTTCACGGATATCTTCTAAACTCGAACCTGAACCCCCATGGAATACAAAATCAAGTGACTCTTCTGGAAGATTAAATTTCTCAGAAACATATTTTTGAGAGTTATCTAAGATTTCTGGTTTAAGCTCCACGTTACCTGGCTTATAAACACCATGAACGTTACCAAATGATGCTGCAATCGTAAAACGTGGGCTAACTTTGCTGAGCTCTTCATAAGCATAAGCTACATGCTCAGGTTGAGTGTAGAGAAGTGCGTTATCTACTGATGTATTATCCACACCATCTTCTTCACCGCCGGTAATGCCAAGCTCAATTTCAAGTGTCATACCAAGCTTATCAAGGCGTTTTAAATATTCAGCACAAGTTGCAATATTATCTTCTAATGATTCCTCTGAAAGGTCGATCATATGTGACGAGAAAAGAGGCTTACCTGTTTGTGCAAAGAATTTTTCACCCGCCTCTAACAACCCATCAATCCATGGAAGGAGCTTACGAGCTGCATGGTCTGTATGCAAAATCACAGGTACACCATATGCTTCTGCCATTTCATGTACATGTTTAGCACCTGCAATAGCGCCTAAAACAGCCGCTTCATGCCCACCATATCCTGGTAATTTAAGTCCACGACCTGCGTAGAACTGCGCACCACCATTTGAGAATTGGATGATCACCGGTGAATTTGCTTTTGCTGCTGCTTCTAAAACACCATTAATAGACTCAGTGTTTACAACGTTGATTGCTGGTAATGCAAAGTTATTCTCTTTTGCAATTGCAAATACTTTTTGAACATCATCACCAAAAAGAACTCCTGGTTTTACGACATCAAGCACTTTTGACATACTACATATCTCCTACAAGAATTTTAAACAGCCCTATTCTACCGTGTATAAAACCGTAAATCTACCAACCATTTCAGATAATTTTTAAGGTTTAGCACAATAAAACTACAACACTTTAATCATCTACAGAAAAAACAAGGGGCAATATGCCTTATCAAGAGTTTTATTGATATTTCTAAATCCCCCAATTGACCATCAATCATTAAAGAAAGCCCCTTATAATGGCGATAATCATTTCATATCTATTAATAAAAAGATCTTACCGCAATATATATCTCTTCTCTAACAACAAAGAGACCTAAAAAACAAAAAGCCTATTAATAAATAATAGGCTTTATCGCTAAAAAAGGGGCTTATAAATTTAATCGGCTAAAAGCCCATCTTTAATAAACATTTTGCGAAGGTTTTCGATTGCTTTTTCAGTGCGCGCATCTTCAACAATCAAGCCAAAGCGCACGTACCCCTCCCCACCTTCACCGAACCCTATTCCAGGAGCAACAGCCACTGATGCTTCTTTAATAAGCTTTTCAGCAAACTTCATCGAGCCAAGCGCTTGGTAAGCTTCAGGAATTTTAGCCCAAAGGAACATCGAAGCCTTT
The nucleotide sequence above comes from Ignatzschineria rhizosphaerae. Encoded proteins:
- the fbaA gene encoding class II fructose-bisphosphate aldolase, which translates into the protein MSKVLDVVKPGVLFGDDVQKVFAIAKENNFALPAINVVNTESINGVLEAAAKANSPVIIQFSNGGAQFYAGRGLKLPGYGGHEAAVLGAIAGAKHVHEMAEAYGVPVILHTDHAARKLLPWIDGLLEAGEKFFAQTGKPLFSSHMIDLSEESLEDNIATCAEYLKRLDKLGMTLEIELGITGGEEDGVDNTSVDNALLYTQPEHVAYAYEELSKVSPRFTIAASFGNVHGVYKPGNVELKPEILDNSQKYVSEKFNLPEESLDFVFHGGSGSSLEDIREAIGYGVIKMNIDTDTQWATWEGVLNYYKENEGYLQGQLGNPKDPFGPNKSYYDPRAWLRKGQVSLVDRVLVAFDNLNAMDRN